From Aliarcobacter butzleri, the proteins below share one genomic window:
- a CDS encoding tetratricopeptide repeat protein has protein sequence MKKYLPLLLVVTSLTVAEEVSVYGDSSASYNLTSTEKHILKTQTSVSNLSSKLDEINSLVNSINSRLNGLESTYEGDSARLNSKLNELQRNGVSSDLGSNNDSTANQSDLNALKAAITKLTALVNKINSEYVSSTELEKNMQQFVTREEFEAVKKAMGVKTSSVAPTKTTETKSASIDDSSSSTVSIGEVKTAEDKAKLMSEAKKDYDAKAYTTAIPKYEKLIEVNYKPAENNFYLGEMWYKRKKYDTAISHFKKSAMLNDKAAYMPTLLLHSAISFENVKDKENAKSFYGTLIELYPNSSEAKEAKTKLSKL, from the coding sequence ATGAAAAAATATCTTCCTTTACTACTAGTAGTAACTTCATTAACCGTAGCCGAAGAGGTTTCGGTTTATGGGGATTCAAGTGCTTCTTATAACCTTACTTCTACTGAAAAACATATTTTAAAAACACAAACAAGTGTTAGTAATTTATCGTCAAAACTTGATGAAATTAATAGTTTAGTCAATTCAATAAATAGTAGATTAAATGGTTTAGAGTCTACATATGAAGGTGATTCTGCAAGATTAAATTCAAAATTGAATGAATTGCAAAGAAATGGTGTATCTTCAGATTTAGGTTCTAATAATGATTCAACAGCTAATCAATCAGATTTAAATGCTTTAAAAGCTGCTATTACAAAATTAACTGCTCTTGTGAATAAAATAAATTCTGAGTATGTTTCTTCTACAGAGCTAGAAAAAAATATGCAACAATTTGTTACAAGAGAAGAATTTGAGGCAGTAAAAAAAGCTATGGGTGTAAAAACATCTTCGGTAGCTCCTACAAAAACTACAGAAACAAAATCAGCATCAATAGATGATAGTTCTTCTTCAACAGTAAGTATTGGAGAAGTTAAAACAGCTGAAGATAAAGCTAAATTGATGAGTGAAGCAAAAAAAGATTATGATGCAAAGGCTTATACTACCGCAATTCCAAAATATGAAAAACTTATTGAAGTTAATTATAAACCAGCAGAAAATAATTTTTATTTAGGAGAAATGTGGTATAAAAGAAAAAAATATGATACTGCAATAAGTCATTTTAAAAAATCTGCGATGTTAAATGACAAAGCAGCTTATATGCCAACATTATTATTGCACAGCGCTATTTCGTTTGAGAATGTAAAAGATAAAGAAAATGCAAAAAGTTTTTATGGTACTTTAATTGAGCTTTATCCAAACTCTTCTGAAGCAAAAGAAGCAAAAACTAAATTATCTAAATTATAA
- the aspA gene encoding aspartate ammonia-lyase, whose product MEKQYRIEKDFLGEKEIELDKYYGVQTLRAKENFNITTLGISIFPTFIISLAKVKKACALTNYELGDLTDIQKNAIVEACDRIIAGEFHDQFIVDPIQGGAGTSTNMNANEVIANVALEILGYPKSSYDIIHPNNHINMSQSTNDVYPTAIKIALYELIFKLQDSLKILRDSFHDKAVEFKDILKMGRTQLQDAVPMTLGQEFKTYATMIDDDIFRLSRAQDMLKEVNLGATAIGTGINTKPEYQELVIKNLRIVTGTEYYKANDMIEATQDTGSFVQISGRFKSIAIKVSKICNDLRLLSSGPRAGLNEINLPPMQPGSSIMPGKVNPVMPEVVNQVAFEVIGADTTIAIASEHGQLQLNVFEPIIAYKLFISINMMRRAFESLAEKCIKGITANPEICMNNVLNSATLVTSLSPIIGYEKSSAVAKEALRTGKRVYDILLEQNLFTKEELDELLQPKNMVQNYDKI is encoded by the coding sequence ATGGAAAAGCAATATAGAATTGAAAAAGATTTTCTAGGTGAAAAAGAGATTGAACTTGATAAATATTATGGTGTTCAAACTTTAAGAGCAAAAGAAAATTTTAATATAACTACTCTTGGAATATCTATATTTCCAACTTTTATAATATCTTTAGCAAAAGTAAAAAAAGCTTGCGCTTTAACAAACTATGAGCTAGGTGACCTAACTGATATTCAAAAAAATGCTATTGTTGAAGCTTGCGATAGGATTATTGCAGGTGAGTTTCATGATCAATTTATAGTTGATCCTATTCAAGGTGGAGCTGGAACTTCTACAAATATGAATGCAAATGAAGTAATAGCAAATGTTGCTTTAGAGATTTTGGGTTATCCAAAAAGTTCTTATGACATTATCCATCCAAATAATCATATAAATATGAGCCAATCGACAAATGATGTTTATCCAACAGCAATAAAAATTGCTTTATATGAGTTAATTTTTAAACTTCAAGATAGTCTTAAAATTTTAAGAGATTCTTTTCACGATAAAGCAGTAGAATTTAAAGATATTTTAAAAATGGGAAGAACTCAACTTCAAGATGCTGTTCCTATGACTTTAGGACAAGAATTTAAAACTTATGCAACAATGATAGATGATGATATTTTTAGGCTGTCACGAGCACAAGATATGCTAAAAGAGGTAAATCTAGGAGCAACAGCTATTGGAACTGGTATTAATACAAAGCCAGAATATCAAGAATTAGTTATAAAAAACTTAAGAATAGTTACTGGAACAGAATACTATAAAGCAAATGATATGATAGAAGCTACTCAGGATACGGGTTCTTTTGTACAAATTTCTGGAAGATTTAAATCTATTGCAATAAAAGTTTCAAAAATTTGTAATGATTTAAGACTTTTAAGTTCAGGTCCAAGAGCTGGATTAAATGAGATAAATCTTCCTCCAATGCAACCTGGAAGTTCAATAATGCCAGGAAAAGTAAATCCAGTTATGCCAGAAGTTGTAAATCAAGTTGCTTTTGAAGTAATTGGTGCAGATACAACTATCGCAATAGCTAGTGAACACGGACAACTTCAACTAAATGTTTTTGAACCAATAATTGCATATAAATTATTTATTTCTATAAATATGATGAGAAGAGCATTTGAAAGTTTAGCTGAAAAATGTATCAAAGGAATTACTGCAAATCCTGAAATTTGTATGAATAATGTTTTAAACTCTGCTACTTTAGTAACTTCTTTAAGTCCAATTATTGGATATGAGAAAAGTTCAGCAGTTGCAAAAGAAGCATTAAGAACTGGAAAAAGAGTTTATGATATTTTATTAGAACAAAATCTTTTTACAAAAGAAGAGTTAGATGAACTTTTACAACCAAAAAATATGGTGCAAAACTATGATAAAATCTAA
- the tolB gene encoding Tol-Pal system protein TolB — translation MLKIFLFVSLMFCSVFAEVDGHLDIVKKGMVLPKIVVTIATDSPEKGTLSKIKKSLSDDLGISGHFDVATSTTQFSYNGMPDLSLRNQGISLVINLSAEREAGGNYTLKTKLYDLNAVNALSGNTSGLVLEKNFTTSLEERFVFLAHKSAITINDYFKAPSIAWMDKFVVFAVYDGPRKSDIMIGDYSLTYKKKVVTGGLNIFPKWADKEQKTIYYTSYNYDKPTLVKLNIYNRSKEVIMDSDGMLACSDVSKDGSKLLITASPTGQPDIFLYDVNTRTKKQVAGGPGWIDVGGQFVEDDKEIVFVSDRLGNPNIFKQRIGSSSVERMVFHSKNNSSVTSNGNNIIFSSKDSDNEMGKSFNLYLISTRTDNLQRLTTQGVNQFPKFSPDGQSVLFIKTVGDASAVGIIRLEYNKSFLFPLTGKRIQSIDW, via the coding sequence ATGTTAAAAATATTTTTATTTGTATCTTTAATGTTCTGCTCTGTTTTTGCAGAAGTTGATGGACATTTAGATATTGTAAAAAAAGGAATGGTTCTTCCAAAAATTGTGGTTACTATCGCGACTGATAGCCCTGAAAAAGGAACTCTAAGTAAAATTAAAAAAAGTTTGTCTGATGACTTAGGCATTAGTGGACATTTTGATGTTGCTACTTCAACTACTCAATTTTCATATAACGGAATGCCTGATTTAAGTTTAAGAAATCAAGGAATTAGCCTTGTTATAAATTTATCAGCAGAAAGAGAAGCTGGTGGTAACTATACATTAAAAACAAAGCTATATGATCTTAATGCTGTAAATGCATTAAGTGGAAATACTTCTGGGCTTGTTTTAGAAAAAAACTTTACAACTTCATTAGAAGAAAGATTTGTTTTTTTAGCTCATAAATCAGCAATAACAATAAATGATTATTTTAAAGCACCAAGTATTGCTTGGATGGATAAATTTGTTGTTTTTGCAGTATATGATGGACCAAGAAAATCAGATATTATGATTGGTGATTACTCTTTAACATATAAAAAGAAAGTTGTAACTGGTGGTCTTAATATTTTCCCAAAATGGGCAGATAAAGAACAAAAAACTATCTATTATACTTCTTATAACTATGATAAACCAACTTTGGTTAAATTAAATATTTATAATAGAAGTAAAGAAGTTATAATGGATTCAGATGGTATGTTAGCTTGTTCAGATGTAAGTAAAGATGGTTCTAAATTATTAATTACTGCTTCTCCTACTGGACAACCAGATATATTTTTATATGATGTAAATACAAGAACAAAAAAACAAGTTGCTGGTGGTCCTGGATGGATTGATGTTGGTGGACAATTTGTGGAAGATGATAAAGAAATAGTTTTTGTTTCTGATAGATTAGGAAATCCTAATATTTTTAAACAAAGAATTGGTTCAAGTTCTGTAGAAAGAATGGTTTTCCATAGTAAAAATAACTCTTCAGTTACATCAAATGGTAATAACATAATTTTTAGTAGTAAAGATTCTGATAATGAAATGGGTAAAAGTTTTAACTTATACTTAATTTCTACTAGAACTGACAATTTACAAAGATTAACAACTCAAGGAGTAAATCAATTTCCTAAATTTTCTCCAGATGGACAAAGTGTTTTATTTATAAAAACAGTTGGTGATGCAAGTGCGGTTGGTATTATTAGATTAGAATATAATAAATCGTTCTTATTCCCATTAACTGGTAAAAGAATTCAATCTATAGACTGGTAA
- a CDS encoding OmpA family protein, whose product MKKLGLYSVLVSALLFTTGCSEKNADVDNVVGANDAASVEAPIQDGTLLEKASNGNYYMINGQRVLIEHVYFGFDKYNLTADNKSKAVSNASKLSAVSSDTTVKVLGNTDEWGSDEYNYALGLKRANAVKDVLVANGVTTNISLVSLGESNPVCTEKTKDCWAQNRRVEHELEK is encoded by the coding sequence ATGAAAAAGTTAGGTCTTTATTCTGTATTAGTTTCAGCTTTATTATTTACTACTGGTTGTAGTGAAAAAAATGCTGATGTAGATAACGTAGTTGGTGCAAATGATGCAGCATCTGTTGAGGCTCCAATCCAAGATGGAACTTTATTAGAAAAAGCTTCAAATGGTAACTATTACATGATCAATGGACAAAGAGTTTTAATTGAGCACGTTTATTTTGGTTTTGATAAATACAATTTAACTGCTGACAATAAATCTAAAGCAGTTTCAAATGCATCTAAATTATCAGCTGTAAGTTCTGATACTACTGTTAAAGTATTAGGAAACACTGACGAATGGGGTTCAGATGAGTATAACTATGCATTAGGTTTAAAAAGAGCTAACGCTGTTAAAGATGTATTAGTTGCAAATGGTGTAACTACTAACATTTCTTTAGTTTCTTTAGGTGAGAGTAATCCAGTTTGTACTGAAAAAACAAAAGATTGTTGGGCACAAAACAGAAGAGTTGAGCACGAATTAGAAAAATAA
- a CDS encoding sensor histidine kinase — MFNKEGIPFFIIVIPFLSILFLSFLSISYYLKLSNETYETEINEYKRIHLQKLSNTEIVDKTLEIKIKLHEEEEKKFKKFLFTATGVILIFMILFTFLMLSIIRDVVKKYKKQVQNRENALESLNQNLSLKVQQGIEQAKQKDKKILEQAKLARIGSMISMIAHQWRQALSQLSGILMELETTTRFKKVDNNYILNAIDKSDKMIEFMSNTIDDFRNFYKPDKKKEDFYVSNACKKAINIIDATLENLGINLILDIKDDKKIFGYPTEFSQVILNIISNAKDILIERNIKNPKIEINIESKGVLSIITIKDNAGGIEEKNLEQIFDPYYSTKDLSKGTGLGLYISKLIIERNMGGDLSVSNNNEGAVFKIVVVG, encoded by the coding sequence ATGTTTAATAAAGAAGGAATACCATTTTTTATTATAGTTATACCTTTTTTATCTATATTATTCTTGTCTTTTCTTTCAATCTCATACTATTTAAAACTATCAAATGAAACTTATGAAACTGAAATAAATGAGTATAAAAGAATTCATTTACAAAAATTAAGCAATACTGAGATTGTCGATAAAACCTTAGAAATAAAAATAAAATTGCATGAAGAAGAGGAAAAAAAATTTAAAAAATTTTTATTTACTGCAACAGGAGTAATTTTGATTTTTATGATACTTTTTACTTTTCTAATGTTATCAATTATAAGAGATGTAGTTAAAAAATATAAAAAGCAAGTTCAAAATAGAGAAAATGCACTTGAAAGTTTGAATCAGAATTTATCTTTAAAAGTTCAACAAGGAATTGAACAAGCTAAACAAAAAGATAAAAAAATCTTAGAACAAGCAAAATTAGCAAGAATTGGTTCTATGATTAGTATGATTGCTCACCAATGGAGACAAGCTTTAAGTCAATTATCTGGGATTTTGATGGAATTAGAAACTACAACAAGATTTAAAAAAGTTGATAACAATTATATTTTAAATGCTATTGATAAAAGTGATAAAATGATTGAATTTATGTCAAATACAATAGATGATTTTAGAAATTTCTATAAACCAGATAAGAAAAAAGAGGATTTTTATGTTTCTAATGCTTGCAAAAAGGCTATAAATATTATAGATGCAACTTTGGAAAACCTTGGAATAAATCTTATTTTAGATATAAAAGATGATAAAAAAATTTTTGGATATCCAACAGAATTTTCTCAAGTTATTTTAAATATTATAAGTAATGCAAAAGATATTTTGATTGAAAGAAATATAAAAAACCCAAAAATAGAGATAAATATAGAATCAAAAGGTGTTTTATCAATAATTACTATAAAAGATAATGCAGGTGGAATTGAAGAAAAAAATTTAGAACAGATTTTTGACCCATATTATAGTACTAAAGATTTATCAAAGGGAACTGGACTTGGACTTTATATCTCAAAATTAATAATTGAGCGAAATATGGGTGGAGATTTGAGTGTATCAAATAACAACGAAGGTGCTGTTTTTAAAATAGTTGTAGTAGGATAG
- a CDS encoding energy transducer TonB translates to MQNKTSFIISGIIAITVYLSFCLLVMIYIFSPTKEQINITPSSTTIELEMIEEIAEKKMVQKKVEKIIEKEEVVEKATSASNEKRPDLKSLFANVKETAQKVVKEEVNNVEKSIDPKRFKSKFEKEKKSTNIKIDRLLEDEKTATDSKVKSSSKGEKNDDYASKIYEILQSGAPISQDTNLVAKVVITIDENGKFDYKFQKVSGDAAYDASLKAYLDGQRNVAYPVPPSGKVVKYSVDFKFEG, encoded by the coding sequence ATGCAAAATAAAACTTCATTTATAATTTCAGGGATAATTGCAATTACAGTATATCTTTCTTTTTGTCTCTTAGTTATGATTTATATTTTTTCTCCAACTAAAGAACAAATAAATATTACACCAAGTTCAACAACTATTGAACTGGAGATGATAGAAGAAATAGCTGAGAAAAAAATGGTACAAAAAAAAGTAGAAAAAATAATTGAAAAAGAAGAAGTAGTTGAAAAAGCAACTTCTGCTTCAAATGAAAAGAGACCTGATTTAAAATCTTTATTTGCTAATGTAAAAGAGACAGCACAAAAAGTTGTAAAAGAAGAGGTTAATAATGTTGAAAAATCTATCGATCCTAAAAGATTTAAATCAAAATTTGAAAAAGAGAAAAAATCTACAAATATTAAAATCGATAGATTATTAGAAGATGAAAAAACTGCAACAGATTCAAAAGTAAAAAGCTCTTCAAAGGGTGAAAAAAATGATGATTATGCAAGTAAAATTTATGAAATATTACAATCAGGTGCACCTATTTCTCAAGACACTAATTTAGTAGCAAAAGTAGTTATAACGATTGATGAAAATGGGAAGTTTGATTATAAATTTCAAAAAGTATCTGGTGATGCAGCTTATGATGCATCTTTAAAAGCATATTTAGATGGACAAAGAAACGTGGCTTATCCTGTACCTCCAAGTGGAAAAGTCGTTAAGTATTCTGTTGATTTTAAATTTGAAGGATAA
- a CDS encoding alanine/glycine:cation symporter family protein has product MLAEINTFLSDLIWGSILIYLLPILGLFFTVSSRFVQFRYFFKMFHILRETVRDKEGHISSFQALMLSVAGRVGGGNIAGVAVAITLGGPGAVFWMWVIALVGMATSFFECSLAQLYKEKDGIDSCLYRGGPAYYATKALNQRWLGVVISVLLLITFGFAFNATQSFIISTSFQASFNLPTWITGLGLTLVFGVTIFGGVRRIAKMSEVIVPIMALGYLLIALVVIVLNIDKIPSLIVMIVTEAFNPSSAIGGGIGAVIIQGAKRGMFSNEAGLGSAPNVAAVAYVAHPVQQGIVQSFSVFIDTIILCSCTAFIILLSGAYVPGISGVQGVLLTQNALIEHIGPLGGIFVTLALFLFGFSSMIYNYYLAENSLNFFSKGNATVFTIFKTLCILLVIWGSFQDLSSIFAFSDLSMGLLAIINMIVIAILYKPVLQLIRGYERQLKEGKVPVLRYNDYTEFNFDKETWKEIVDNINDKKD; this is encoded by the coding sequence ATGTTAGCTGAAATAAATACATTTTTAAGTGATCTGATTTGGGGTTCAATATTAATTTATTTACTACCAATATTAGGATTGTTTTTTACAGTAAGTTCTAGATTTGTACAATTTAGATATTTTTTTAAAATGTTTCATATTCTAAGAGAAACAGTTAGAGATAAAGAAGGGCATATTTCTTCATTTCAAGCACTGATGCTTAGTGTCGCTGGACGTGTTGGTGGTGGAAATATTGCTGGTGTTGCTGTTGCTATAACACTTGGTGGTCCAGGTGCTGTTTTTTGGATGTGGGTTATTGCTCTTGTTGGTATGGCTACAAGTTTTTTTGAATGTTCATTGGCTCAATTATATAAAGAAAAAGATGGTATTGATTCTTGTCTTTATAGAGGAGGACCTGCTTATTATGCTACCAAGGCATTAAATCAAAGATGGCTTGGTGTTGTTATTTCTGTTTTACTTTTAATTACTTTTGGTTTTGCATTTAATGCTACTCAATCATTTATTATCTCAACTTCTTTTCAAGCTTCTTTTAATCTTCCTACTTGGATAACGGGATTAGGATTAACTTTAGTTTTTGGTGTTACAATTTTTGGTGGAGTAAGAAGAATTGCTAAAATGTCTGAGGTTATAGTTCCAATTATGGCTTTAGGATATTTATTAATTGCTTTAGTTGTTATAGTTTTAAATATTGATAAAATTCCTTCTTTAATTGTTATGATAGTTACTGAAGCTTTTAATCCAAGTTCTGCTATTGGTGGAGGAATTGGTGCTGTTATTATCCAAGGTGCAAAAAGAGGAATGTTTTCAAATGAAGCGGGACTTGGAAGTGCACCAAATGTTGCAGCAGTTGCTTATGTAGCTCATCCTGTACAACAAGGAATTGTTCAATCTTTTTCAGTATTTATTGATACAATAATTTTATGTTCTTGTACAGCATTTATTATTCTTTTATCAGGTGCATATGTTCCAGGAATTAGTGGTGTTCAAGGAGTTTTATTAACTCAAAATGCATTAATTGAACACATTGGTCCACTTGGTGGAATTTTTGTAACTCTTGCACTATTTTTATTTGGTTTTTCATCTATGATTTATAACTATTATTTAGCTGAAAATAGTTTAAATTTCTTTAGTAAAGGAAATGCAACTGTATTTACTATTTTTAAAACATTATGTATTTTGCTTGTTATTTGGGGTTCTTTCCAAGATTTAAGTTCTATTTTTGCATTCTCTGATTTATCTATGGGATTACTTGCAATTATAAATATGATTGTTATAGCAATATTATATAAACCTGTACTTCAATTAATTAGAGGTTATGAAAGACAATTAAAAGAAGGAAAAGTTCCAGTTCTTAGATACAATGATTATACAGAATTTAATTTTGACAAAGAGACTTGGAAAGAGATAGTTGATAATATCAACGATAAAAAAGATTAA
- a CDS encoding 5'-methylthioadenosine/adenosylhomocysteine nucleosidase, which yields MTKLAIMGAMEEEIEPLLSYFDKINVVEFANNKYYEVNYKGLDIVIAYSKIGKVHASLTAATMIEKFSCDTLLFSGVAGAVNPSLKIGDLIIADKLCQHDLDITAFGHPNGYVPGGKVFVETTSSLRDIAKKVATKSNLKVIEGTIATGDQFVHSSERKEFIQNTFNADALEMEGASVAVVCDALNVPFFILRAISDSADMDAGFDFDEFLKSSAKNSADYLMKIVEELIK from the coding sequence ATGACTAAATTAGCGATAATGGGAGCGATGGAAGAGGAAATTGAGCCTCTTTTATCTTATTTTGACAAAATAAATGTTGTAGAGTTTGCTAATAATAAATATTATGAAGTAAATTACAAAGGTCTTGATATTGTAATAGCTTATTCAAAGATTGGAAAAGTACATGCAAGTTTAACAGCTGCAACTATGATTGAAAAGTTTTCTTGTGATACTTTACTTTTTTCAGGAGTTGCTGGGGCTGTTAATCCAAGTTTAAAAATTGGTGATTTGATAATTGCTGATAAACTTTGTCAACATGATTTAGACATTACTGCATTTGGACATCCTAATGGTTATGTTCCTGGAGGAAAAGTTTTTGTTGAAACTACAAGCTCTTTAAGAGACATAGCAAAAAAAGTTGCAACAAAAAGTAATCTAAAAGTTATTGAAGGAACTATTGCAACTGGTGATCAATTTGTTCATTCAAGTGAAAGAAAAGAGTTCATTCAAAATACTTTTAATGCTGATGCTTTAGAAATGGAAGGTGCAAGTGTTGCAGTTGTTTGTGATGCTTTAAATGTACCATTTTTTATTTTAAGAGCAATTTCTGATAGTGCAGATATGGATGCTGGATTTGATTTTGATGAATTTTTAAAATCAAGTGCGAAAAACTCTGCTGATTATTTGATGAAAATTGTAGAAGAATTAATCAAATAA
- a CDS encoding response regulator transcription factor, translating to MRPELIEELKNISILCVEDEDGIRQTIVNTLNYYFKDVYEATNGNEGFELYEYYKPKIVITDIQMRDGNGLELVKQIRENDTETMIIMLTAYSNEEYLMELINLNINYYILKPLNLKKLFEALEKYLVKSSKLVMLCEDLLFDLQKRELIYKNSEIIPLRKREKDFLYLLYERKGSILKYEDIEFELWNDKEMTTHALKSFIKELRAKLPINVIKNIPQEGYTLQK from the coding sequence ATGAGACCAGAATTAATTGAAGAGTTAAAAAATATATCTATTTTATGTGTTGAAGATGAAGATGGAATAAGACAAACAATTGTAAACACGTTAAATTACTATTTTAAAGATGTTTATGAAGCAACAAATGGAAATGAAGGTTTTGAACTTTATGAGTATTATAAACCAAAAATTGTGATAACAGATATTCAAATGAGAGATGGAAATGGTCTTGAATTAGTTAAACAAATTAGAGAAAATGATACTGAAACAATGATTATTATGTTAACTGCTTATTCAAATGAAGAGTATTTAATGGAATTAATAAATTTAAATATAAATTATTATATTTTAAAACCTTTAAATTTAAAGAAATTATTTGAAGCTTTAGAGAAATATCTTGTAAAATCTTCAAAATTAGTAATGTTATGTGAAGATTTACTTTTTGATTTACAAAAAAGAGAATTGATATATAAAAATAGTGAAATAATTCCTTTAAGAAAAAGAGAAAAGGATTTTTTATATCTTTTATATGAAAGAAAAGGTTCGATTTTAAAATATGAAGACATAGAATTTGAACTTTGGAATGATAAAGAGATGACAACTCATGCATTAAAATCTTTTATAAAAGAATTAAGAGCTAAATTACCAATAAATGTAATCAAGAATATACCTCAAGAAGGGTATACTTTACAGAAATAA
- a CDS encoding FKBP-type peptidyl-prolyl cis-trans isomerase — MSNKVIGIEYTLKDAKTGEHLDSNVGQAPLEFISGKGQIIPGLESKLVDMAANEEADVLVEAKDAYGEYNEEAVQTLPKEQFAGIELVEGMSLYGTGEHGETVQVVVKSFTDSDVTIDYNHPMAGRTLMFSVAILSLRDATEEEVQTGVVGGMAAMGGGCCGGGGHSHSNGGGCCSSNDDHGHDHGHSHGGCGCH, encoded by the coding sequence ATGTCAAATAAAGTTATAGGTATTGAATATACATTAAAAGATGCAAAAACTGGTGAACATTTAGATTCTAATGTTGGACAAGCTCCATTAGAATTTATTTCTGGAAAAGGGCAAATTATCCCTGGTTTAGAGTCAAAATTAGTTGATATGGCTGCAAATGAAGAAGCAGATGTATTAGTAGAAGCAAAAGACGCTTATGGTGAGTATAATGAAGAAGCTGTTCAAACTTTACCAAAAGAACAATTTGCAGGTATTGAATTAGTTGAAGGTATGTCTTTATATGGTACTGGTGAGCATGGTGAAACTGTACAAGTAGTTGTGAAATCTTTTACAGATTCAGATGTTACAATTGATTATAATCATCCAATGGCTGGAAGAACTTTAATGTTCTCTGTAGCAATTTTAAGTTTAAGAGATGCAACTGAAGAAGAAGTTCAAACTGGTGTTGTTGGTGGAATGGCTGCTATGGGTGGTGGTTGTTGTGGAGGTGGCGGACATAGTCACTCTAATGGAGGTGGTTGTTGTAGTTCAAATGATGACCATGGTCATGACCACGGACACTCTCATGGTGGTTGTGGTTGTCACTAA
- the fabD gene encoding ACP S-malonyltransferase, with protein MKKVAFIFPGQGSQTVGMGKDFFENSQIAKDMISNASKRLNINFEKLLFEENENLGKTEFTQPAILLVSSIANAIFKEKFDIQPEFVLGHSLGEFSALVSAGAIDYLDAIELVHKRGLFMTEACSGGSAGMMALVGIDDETVEKICKEQRAEGKQVWPANYNMDGQLVLAGVKADLESLVDTFKGAGAKRAIVLDMSVASHCELLRSAVENLKPYLQEYLNDEFLPVISNVSTEVYTTKDEAIELLSSQLVSPVKYKQSVKAHDNKVDLFIEFGNGAVLKGLNKKITEKPTLNVSDMATLEAVIGELND; from the coding sequence ATGAAAAAAGTTGCTTTTATATTCCCAGGACAAGGAAGTCAAACTGTTGGGATGGGAAAAGATTTTTTTGAAAATAGTCAAATAGCAAAAGATATGATTTCAAATGCAAGTAAAAGATTAAATATTAATTTTGAGAAATTACTATTTGAAGAGAATGAAAATTTAGGAAAAACAGAATTTACTCAACCTGCAATTTTACTTGTTAGTTCAATTGCAAATGCTATTTTTAAAGAAAAATTTGATATTCAACCAGAGTTTGTTTTAGGACATTCATTAGGAGAATTTTCAGCTTTAGTATCTGCTGGAGCAATTGATTATTTAGATGCTATTGAATTAGTTCATAAAAGAGGTTTATTCATGACTGAGGCTTGTAGTGGTGGAAGCGCAGGAATGATGGCATTAGTAGGAATAGATGATGAAACAGTTGAAAAAATTTGTAAAGAGCAAAGAGCAGAAGGAAAACAAGTTTGGCCAGCAAACTATAATATGGATGGTCAACTTGTTCTTGCGGGAGTTAAAGCTGATTTAGAATCTTTAGTTGATACATTTAAAGGTGCAGGAGCAAAAAGAGCAATCGTTTTAGATATGAGTGTTGCATCACATTGTGAATTATTAAGAAGTGCTGTTGAAAATTTAAAACCATATTTACAAGAGTATTTAAATGATGAATTTTTACCAGTTATTTCAAATGTTAGTACAGAAGTTTATACAACAAAAGATGAAGCAATCGAATTATTATCTTCTCAACTTGTAAGTCCTGTAAAATATAAACAATCAGTAAAAGCACATGATAACAAAGTTGATTTATTTATTGAATTTGGAAATGGTGCAGTTTTAAAAGGTTTAAATAAAAAGATTACAGAAAAACCAACTTTAAATGTTTCTGATATGGCAACACTTGAAGCGGTAATTGGTGAATTAAATGACTAA